From one Peredibacter starrii genomic stretch:
- the fmt gene encoding methionyl-tRNA formyltransferase, with protein sequence MKKFRVAFCGTPDFSVPTLDLLSNHPHIDLRYVISMPDRPSGRGMDLKSPEVIEFAKAKRIPFFQTENINKEPEFLEKLKAEELDFVVVLAFAQFLGSNMLNMGKLGCFNIHTSVLPKYRGAAPIQYALLNGDTETGVSIQKMVKKMDAGDLVHFHTVPIAETETGGQLYTRLKFQAALAMNDLITKLLENKVTYTVQDESKVSFAPTLKKEDGLLNFKEKTVAQILNNIRALDPWPGTYCFLNGKRLKVLEAQKYHKKLAPGKAENDLGSLVVGCVDGTLRLTQVQLEGKKACTDRELLNGIKTEIILTSDKE encoded by the coding sequence ATGAAAAAGTTTCGTGTTGCCTTCTGTGGGACGCCGGACTTTTCAGTTCCTACTCTCGATTTACTAAGTAACCATCCTCATATTGATCTTCGTTACGTTATTTCTATGCCCGACCGACCATCCGGACGTGGCATGGATTTAAAATCACCTGAGGTGATTGAATTCGCCAAAGCGAAGCGAATTCCATTTTTTCAAACTGAAAACATTAACAAAGAACCAGAGTTCCTGGAAAAGCTTAAAGCGGAAGAACTAGACTTCGTTGTGGTTCTGGCCTTTGCTCAATTCCTCGGCAGCAACATGCTAAACATGGGAAAGCTTGGTTGTTTTAACATCCACACTTCAGTTCTTCCGAAGTATCGTGGGGCCGCTCCGATTCAATACGCACTTCTTAACGGCGACACTGAGACAGGTGTTTCGATTCAGAAGATGGTGAAGAAAATGGATGCTGGTGATCTTGTTCACTTTCACACAGTTCCCATTGCGGAAACTGAAACTGGTGGACAACTTTATACGCGATTGAAGTTCCAAGCAGCTCTAGCGATGAATGATCTCATCACAAAGCTTCTGGAAAACAAAGTTACCTATACAGTTCAAGACGAGAGCAAAGTTTCATTTGCTCCGACTCTTAAAAAAGAAGATGGTCTTCTGAACTTCAAAGAAAAGACCGTCGCTCAAATTCTAAATAACATTCGCGCGCTTGATCCCTGGCCCGGCACTTACTGTTTCTTAAACGGTAAACGTCTTAAAGTTTTGGAAGCACAAAAATATCACAAGAAACTAGCTCCAGGTAAGGCCGAGAACGATCTAGGTTCACTGGTAGTTGGTTGCGTAGATGGAACTCTTCGCCTCACTCAAGTTCAGCTTGAAGGCAAAAAGGCCTGCACGGATCGCGAACTACTAAACGGCATTAAAACTGAAATCATTCTAACTTCTGATAAGGAATAG
- the rpe gene encoding ribulose-phosphate 3-epimerase: MSVIISPSLLSVDFLELKTELERLNEIDDLWLHLDVMDSHFVPNLTFGEPVLNKVKTVSKHKLDAHFMVTDPDFFVENFKNVGLHNFTFHWEATKNPEELIKKIKALYPSAGISLKPGTPLSAIPMKIWEMVDLVLIMSVEPGFGGQKFMPESIDKVIALDLIRHENKLNFQIQVDGGINGENAGYLIQAGANNLVAGSYVFGAPNKDYLSRINKIR, encoded by the coding sequence ATGTCGGTCATCATTTCACCAAGTCTTCTGTCAGTAGATTTTCTGGAACTAAAGACTGAACTAGAGCGTTTAAATGAGATCGATGATCTATGGCTTCACTTAGACGTCATGGACTCGCACTTCGTTCCGAACCTAACCTTCGGTGAACCAGTACTTAACAAAGTTAAAACTGTTTCTAAGCACAAGCTTGATGCTCACTTCATGGTGACGGATCCAGACTTCTTCGTGGAAAACTTCAAGAACGTAGGTCTTCATAACTTCACCTTTCACTGGGAAGCGACGAAGAATCCTGAAGAACTTATTAAAAAAATCAAAGCACTTTATCCTTCTGCCGGAATTTCTCTTAAACCTGGAACTCCCCTATCAGCAATCCCGATGAAAATTTGGGAGATGGTTGATCTCGTCCTCATCATGAGTGTTGAGCCGGGCTTCGGTGGCCAGAAGTTCATGCCAGAATCGATTGATAAAGTGATTGCCCTGGATCTTATTCGTCATGAGAACAAACTCAACTTCCAAATCCAAGTTGATGGCGGAATCAATGGCGAGAATGCCGGGTACCTTATCCAAGCCGGGGCCAACAATCTAGTTGCTGGTTCTTATGTCTTCGGAGCTCCTAATAAAGATTATCTCTCTCGTATTAATAAAATTCGTTAA
- the hutH gene encoding histidine ammonia-lyase, with translation MLNFDKAKVFKLNGTNLTLEDLAFIAKAKAGEVKLEIEAAAWDKMHKSRQVVLDIVKKGKPVYGINTGFGALASKQIAVEDLEQLQYNLIRSHCTGVGRPFNRTVTRAIMLSRANCLIQGFSGVTPDTIALLFDFINYDINPVIPEKGSVGASGDLAPLSHIALALIGEGEVEYGGKIVKSDFAIHQIGKTPAKLGAKDGLALINGTSVMLALGALALWDAKRIVKQADIIASLTLDAVRGTPAAYDARISMLKPQPGQVDVSRNMLTLIKGSEIAVSHKDDGKVQDPYSLRCIPQVHGACRQTIRHAEEVLNIELNSVTDNPLVFIETGDVISGGNFHGEALALCMDYLAMGLSEIANIAERRVEKMMNPSFSDLPAFLTKNSGLNSGLMIAHVTMAALASENKYLCHPASVDSIPTSTDKEDHVSMGVTAGRKLHEVVSNVQNCLAIELLCNTQGIEFLRPMKSSVAIEKAYSLVRKHVQPIGEDRIFHKDIENLTKLVQSEELIKEVEAVVGPLA, from the coding sequence ATGTTAAATTTCGACAAAGCTAAAGTATTTAAACTAAACGGTACCAATCTTACTCTGGAAGATCTGGCCTTCATCGCTAAAGCAAAGGCCGGCGAAGTAAAACTAGAAATCGAAGCAGCTGCCTGGGACAAAATGCACAAGTCTCGCCAAGTGGTTCTTGATATCGTGAAAAAAGGGAAACCTGTTTACGGTATTAACACTGGTTTCGGAGCTCTTGCCTCAAAACAAATCGCAGTAGAAGACCTTGAGCAACTTCAATACAACTTGATTCGCTCTCACTGTACAGGTGTTGGCCGTCCGTTTAACCGTACGGTTACTCGTGCTATCATGCTTTCACGTGCGAACTGCTTGATCCAGGGTTTCTCTGGTGTAACTCCAGATACGATCGCGCTTCTTTTTGACTTCATTAACTATGACATTAATCCCGTGATTCCTGAAAAAGGTTCAGTGGGTGCTTCAGGAGATCTAGCTCCACTTTCTCACATCGCTCTTGCTCTTATCGGCGAAGGTGAAGTTGAGTACGGCGGCAAGATCGTTAAATCTGATTTCGCCATTCACCAGATTGGTAAAACACCAGCGAAGCTTGGTGCCAAAGATGGTCTAGCACTTATTAACGGAACTTCCGTAATGCTTGCCCTTGGTGCTCTTGCCCTTTGGGACGCTAAAAGAATTGTAAAACAGGCCGATATCATCGCTAGTCTAACTCTTGATGCTGTTCGCGGAACACCTGCAGCTTATGATGCTCGCATCTCAATGCTTAAGCCTCAACCAGGCCAGGTCGATGTTTCTCGTAACATGCTGACACTGATTAAAGGTTCTGAAATTGCCGTTTCTCATAAGGACGATGGTAAGGTTCAAGATCCATATTCACTTCGTTGTATCCCACAAGTTCATGGGGCCTGCAGACAAACTATTCGTCACGCAGAAGAAGTGCTTAACATCGAGCTTAACTCTGTAACTGATAACCCGCTTGTGTTCATCGAAACTGGTGACGTTATCTCTGGTGGTAACTTCCACGGTGAAGCACTTGCTCTTTGTATGGATTATCTGGCGATGGGACTTTCTGAAATCGCCAACATCGCTGAACGCCGTGTGGAAAAGATGATGAACCCAAGCTTCTCTGATCTTCCAGCATTCCTAACGAAGAACTCAGGTCTTAACTCTGGTCTCATGATCGCTCACGTAACAATGGCGGCCCTGGCCTCTGAAAACAAATATCTTTGTCACCCAGCTTCAGTGGATTCAATTCCGACATCAACAGATAAGGAAGACCACGTATCAATGGGTGTGACTGCTGGACGTAAACTTCATGAAGTTGTGTCGAACGTTCAAAACTGTCTGGCGATCGAACTTCTTTGTAACACGCAAGGGATCGAGTTCCTTCGTCCGATGAAGTCTTCAGTTGCTATCGAGAAAGCTTACTCGCTTGTGAGAAAGCACGTTCAACCAATTGGCGAAGATCGTATCTTCCACAAAGACATCGAGAATTTAACTAAACTTGTTCAAAGTGAAGAACTAATTAAGGAAGTGGAAGCCGTAGTTGGCCCACTAGCCTAA
- the hutU gene encoding urocanate hydratase — protein sequence MSNIPLPPTGDKLTCKGWHQEAALRCLLNNLHPDVAEDREQLIVYGGNGQAARNPKALNDLINTLKNLENNETLIVQSGKPVAVFPSNPQGPRVLIANSNLVPNWANWDHFNKLKDEGLMMYGQMTAGSWIYIGSQGIVQGTYETFAAAARKHWGENATLKGKLVLTAGIGGMGGAQPLAVKMAEGVCLCCDVDVTRIEKRLKSKYLDVLANNFDEALQIALKAKNAGEALTVGVVGNAVDFFEFVLDQGIVPDLVTDQTSAHDPLNGYVPAGMTLAEANELRKTNPQKYTEYSYETMGAHVRVMIAFKKKGSHVFDYGNNLRAGAQKVGVKDAFSFPGFVPAYIRPLFCEGSGPFRWVALSGDPEDIRVTDEALKELFPENKSMINWLDKAGKMIQFQGLPARICWLKYGDREKAALLFNKLVREKKVKAPIVIGRDHLDCGSVASPNRETEAMKDGSDAVSDWPLLNAMININNGASWISLHHGGGVGMGYSQHSGMVIVCDGTAEMDERLSRVLNSDSGMGIVRHADAGYDIALDIAKKPTTKIKFPSL from the coding sequence ATGTCAAATATTCCTCTTCCACCGACTGGTGACAAATTAACTTGTAAGGGCTGGCACCAAGAGGCCGCTCTTCGTTGTTTACTCAATAACCTTCACCCTGATGTTGCTGAAGACCGCGAGCAATTAATTGTTTACGGTGGTAACGGCCAGGCTGCAAGAAACCCAAAAGCGCTTAATGATCTCATCAACACGCTTAAGAATCTGGAGAACAACGAAACACTTATCGTTCAATCTGGTAAACCAGTGGCGGTTTTCCCTTCTAACCCTCAAGGTCCTCGCGTCCTAATCGCGAACTCAAACCTTGTTCCTAATTGGGCGAACTGGGATCACTTCAATAAACTAAAAGACGAAGGTCTCATGATGTACGGTCAAATGACTGCTGGATCATGGATCTACATCGGCTCTCAAGGCATCGTTCAAGGTACTTATGAGACTTTCGCAGCTGCTGCTCGCAAGCACTGGGGCGAGAACGCAACTCTTAAAGGTAAACTCGTTCTTACTGCCGGTATCGGCGGTATGGGTGGAGCTCAACCACTCGCTGTAAAAATGGCGGAAGGTGTTTGTCTTTGCTGTGACGTGGATGTAACTCGCATCGAGAAACGTCTTAAATCAAAATACCTCGACGTTCTAGCGAACAACTTCGATGAAGCTCTTCAAATCGCTCTTAAAGCGAAGAACGCTGGTGAAGCACTCACTGTTGGTGTGGTTGGTAACGCTGTTGATTTCTTCGAGTTCGTACTTGATCAAGGCATCGTTCCAGATCTAGTGACTGACCAAACTTCAGCTCACGATCCACTTAACGGTTACGTTCCTGCTGGTATGACTCTGGCAGAAGCTAATGAACTAAGAAAAACCAATCCTCAGAAATACACTGAGTATTCTTACGAAACAATGGGCGCTCACGTTCGCGTGATGATCGCTTTTAAGAAGAAAGGCTCTCACGTATTTGATTACGGTAACAACCTTCGTGCTGGTGCTCAGAAAGTTGGTGTTAAAGACGCTTTCTCTTTCCCGGGTTTCGTTCCAGCTTACATCCGTCCTCTATTCTGTGAAGGATCTGGTCCATTCCGTTGGGTCGCTCTTTCTGGTGATCCAGAAGACATCCGCGTAACAGATGAAGCTCTTAAAGAGCTTTTCCCAGAGAACAAATCGATGATCAACTGGCTTGATAAGGCCGGCAAAATGATTCAGTTCCAAGGCCTTCCTGCTCGTATCTGTTGGTTAAAGTACGGTGACCGTGAAAAAGCGGCCCTTCTATTCAATAAACTTGTTCGTGAGAAGAAAGTTAAAGCTCCAATCGTGATCGGCCGTGACCACTTAGACTGTGGTTCAGTGGCAAGTCCAAACCGTGAAACAGAAGCGATGAAAGACGGTTCAGATGCAGTTTCTGACTGGCCTCTACTAAACGCGATGATCAACATCAATAACGGTGCTAGCTGGATTTCTCTTCACCACGGTGGTGGTGTAGGTATGGGTTATTCTCAGCACTCTGGTATGGTGATCGTTTGTGACGGAACGGCCGAGATGGATGAGCGTCTATCACGCGTTCTAAACTCAGATTCAGGTATGGGCATCGTTCGTCACGCAGACGCGGGCTACGACATCGCTCTTGATATCGCGAAAAAACCAACGACTAAAATTAAGTTCCCATCACTATGA
- the hutI gene encoding imidazolonepropionase, translated as MKTYVHLNQLVTLEGALKKDGRRLVPADLSIIEDGAIVFDDERIVWTGKSSELPAEYQKNSIDMKGHVLTPEMVDSHTHIVFGGDRAQEYADRLNGVSYEEIAKRGGGILLTMTQTNKATTEELFNSACARIERLHSYGIGTIEIKSGYGLNFEKEYEVSLVIDRLKKKYQPKIQIFNTYLAAHDVPRTFSSSSQYLKEVVLPLLEKLAPMKVIDAVDIFHEKNYFTAEDTDLLFSRAKQLGIARKIHADELNDNDGAKLAVKHEALSADHLLKISASGIAALANSKTVATLLPGTAFFLGKPLAPARTILDGGAKVSIASDYNPGSCHCDNLLLIASIASAQMKLNQAELWTGITLNAAAALALPNQGALLPGMRPRFSIFKTESLSHITYNWGKNFAVTTL; from the coding sequence ATGAAAACTTACGTTCATCTCAATCAATTAGTAACTCTGGAAGGCGCCCTGAAAAAAGACGGGCGCCGACTTGTTCCCGCTGATTTATCAATCATCGAGGACGGAGCGATTGTATTTGATGATGAACGTATCGTTTGGACTGGAAAGTCTTCAGAACTTCCGGCCGAATATCAAAAAAACTCCATCGATATGAAGGGCCATGTGCTGACACCGGAAATGGTGGATTCACATACTCACATCGTATTCGGTGGAGATCGCGCGCAAGAGTACGCTGATCGTTTAAATGGTGTGAGCTACGAAGAGATCGCCAAGCGTGGCGGTGGAATTCTCCTCACCATGACTCAAACGAATAAGGCAACAACTGAAGAGCTGTTTAATTCAGCTTGTGCTCGCATAGAGCGTCTTCATTCTTATGGAATTGGTACAATTGAAATCAAGTCCGGTTATGGTCTTAATTTTGAGAAAGAATACGAAGTTTCGCTCGTAATTGATCGCCTGAAGAAAAAGTATCAACCCAAGATTCAGATTTTTAATACTTATCTCGCGGCCCATGATGTGCCTCGCACTTTCTCTTCTTCATCTCAGTATTTAAAAGAAGTGGTACTGCCGCTTTTAGAAAAACTGGCACCAATGAAAGTGATTGATGCCGTGGATATCTTCCACGAGAAGAACTATTTCACTGCTGAAGACACGGATTTATTATTCTCCCGTGCCAAGCAACTAGGCATAGCTCGCAAGATCCATGCCGATGAATTAAATGATAATGATGGAGCGAAACTCGCTGTAAAACATGAGGCACTTTCTGCAGATCACCTATTAAAAATTTCAGCTTCTGGAATTGCAGCGCTGGCAAACTCAAAAACAGTTGCGACTCTTCTTCCTGGAACGGCGTTCTTCTTAGGAAAACCTTTGGCCCCTGCGCGTACTATCCTAGATGGTGGAGCGAAGGTCTCAATTGCCTCAGATTACAATCCCGGCTCTTGTCACTGTGATAACCTACTCCTGATTGCTTCCATCGCCTCGGCCCAAATGAAGCTTAACCAAGCAGAACTTTGGACTGGGATTACCCTAAACGCAGCTGCAGCCCTTGCCCTTCCTAATCAAGGTGCCCTGCTGCCTGGTATGCGTCCGCGGTTTTCAATATTTAAGACCGAAAGCTTGTCCCACATTACTTATAATTGGGGCAAAAACTTCGCGGTAACGACCCTATAA
- a CDS encoding LURP-one-related/scramblase family protein: MKTLLSAIILLSSVSAFANCPEFKVPKKFMARESLFSSRATDMTFDAGGNRIAKIEERLLSATTTFDLYDNKRQKIATARQRMFSGGTEIEIKDCAGKIIGKIKERVFHNMFDIYSKYSILDATGKVIAESEKKEILAPSFSVTGTNGKQLMKMRLSTFSTRSLDEWVVEILNDTQADPRILLMIPAFKTSADNRETEK, encoded by the coding sequence ATGAAAACACTACTTTCTGCCATCATTCTCCTTTCATCAGTTTCGGCATTTGCTAATTGTCCGGAATTCAAAGTTCCAAAAAAATTTATGGCGCGAGAGAGTCTATTTAGCTCGCGTGCAACCGATATGACTTTCGATGCTGGTGGAAATCGGATCGCCAAAATCGAAGAACGTCTCTTAAGCGCCACCACCACATTTGATCTTTACGATAATAAACGCCAAAAAATTGCGACCGCCCGACAGAGAATGTTCAGTGGCGGTACTGAAATTGAAATCAAAGATTGCGCCGGGAAAATAATAGGGAAAATAAAAGAAAGAGTTTTCCACAACATGTTTGATATCTACTCAAAATACAGCATTCTGGATGCCACTGGAAAAGTGATTGCAGAATCTGAAAAGAAAGAAATATTGGCCCCAAGTTTTTCAGTAACGGGGACCAATGGAAAACAGCTAATGAAAATGCGTTTGTCGACCTTCAGCACTCGCAGCTTAGATGAATGGGTAGTGGAAATTCTCAATGACACTCAGGCCGACCCGAGAATCTTGTTAATGATCCCGGCCTTCAAAACATCGGCCGATAATCGAGAAACTGAAAAGTAA
- a CDS encoding TlpA family protein disulfide reductase, with protein MKKKLIPILLFILAFTGFLSTQILWDNFNSNAELVEEDKQKHSVYETNFQTLKLTTSKNTTIELKKDPSPIILLNFWASWCIPCLKEFPSLVQFQEKYKGKVKVIGINGDDADSAEHIRKTESKYHLNFESVEDPRSHISEMFQIRTYPVSIVYHKGRVIYVNKKLHNFMDKDFLDMIDKQLGQ; from the coding sequence ATGAAGAAAAAGCTTATTCCCATTCTGCTCTTTATCCTGGCCTTTACGGGCTTCCTCTCCACCCAAATCCTTTGGGACAACTTCAATAGTAACGCGGAATTAGTGGAAGAGGACAAACAAAAACACTCCGTATATGAGACCAATTTCCAAACGCTTAAATTAACGACGTCTAAGAATACGACTATTGAACTCAAGAAAGATCCTTCGCCAATTATCCTGCTTAATTTCTGGGCATCCTGGTGTATTCCCTGCCTAAAAGAGTTCCCTTCTCTGGTGCAATTTCAGGAAAAATATAAGGGGAAAGTGAAGGTCATTGGGATCAATGGTGACGACGCTGATTCGGCCGAACACATTCGTAAAACTGAGTCGAAGTACCATCTGAATTTTGAATCAGTAGAAGATCCAAGAAGCCATATCTCGGAGATGTTTCAGATTCGCACCTATCCGGTGTCGATTGTTTATCACAAGGGCAGAGTCATCTACGTGAATAAGAAGCTCCATAATTTTATGGATAAAGACTTCTTAGACATGATTGATAAACAACTCGGCCAGTAA
- a CDS encoding FGGY family carbohydrate kinase yields MNYLLAIDQGTTGTTALVIDAKTLKVLDKEKSDYRQIYPKPGWVEHDLNDIWESVSIAVGSVLKRSKIDPKQIGAIGITNQRETTCAYNKKGTPLHHAIVWQDRRTAAYCEEHSAKYMEVCRKKTGLPLDPYFSGTKMRWFLDHVPSVKVAADRKDLCLSTVDTFLVHRLTDGRSYVTEASNASRTMLMNLETFNWDSELLSFFDISREFLPEIRESFTNFGETRNCGILPDGIPILSILGDQQAALFGQACVRVGDIKSTYGTGAFLLLNTGEKLIHSTTGLLTTAAYSFRGHKVYALEGSAYIAGAAVQWLRDNLKSIKSSPEVSELAAQVTDLSQMEHVLFMPFFTGIGTPYWNSHAKAAIVGLTRDTHNGHIARACLEGIALSLNDSVSSFKKDFPQLNDIRVDGGAAANDILMQMQANFSQKTILRPQVIDTTAFGVAVGCLVGRGEVSIEDMGRYWKLEKEFTPEKNPYYGKKKTLWDETIKRLYL; encoded by the coding sequence ATGAATTATCTATTGGCCATTGATCAAGGCACAACAGGCACAACTGCGCTTGTTATCGACGCCAAAACTCTAAAAGTCCTCGATAAAGAAAAATCTGATTACCGCCAAATTTATCCAAAGCCAGGATGGGTTGAACACGATCTCAATGACATTTGGGAATCAGTTTCCATCGCCGTGGGCTCTGTGCTTAAAAGATCAAAAATTGATCCAAAACAAATCGGCGCCATTGGTATCACCAATCAACGTGAGACCACTTGTGCTTATAATAAAAAAGGTACGCCCCTTCATCACGCCATTGTTTGGCAGGATCGTCGTACCGCCGCTTACTGTGAAGAACATTCAGCAAAGTATATGGAAGTCTGTCGTAAAAAGACCGGTCTTCCACTTGATCCCTATTTCTCGGGCACAAAAATGCGCTGGTTCCTGGATCATGTGCCATCAGTAAAGGTTGCTGCCGATAGAAAAGATCTTTGTCTTTCAACGGTAGATACATTTCTGGTTCATCGCCTGACAGATGGAAGAAGTTATGTGACGGAGGCATCAAACGCTTCACGTACCATGCTCATGAATCTTGAGACCTTCAACTGGGACTCTGAGCTTCTTTCATTCTTTGATATCTCGCGCGAGTTTTTACCAGAGATTCGTGAATCATTCACAAATTTTGGTGAAACAAGAAATTGCGGAATTCTTCCGGATGGCATTCCTATTCTTTCAATCTTGGGTGATCAGCAGGCCGCACTTTTTGGCCAGGCCTGTGTGCGCGTGGGTGACATTAAATCGACTTACGGAACAGGAGCTTTCCTTCTCCTGAACACCGGTGAAAAACTTATTCATTCAACGACTGGGCTTCTCACAACTGCGGCCTATTCATTCCGCGGTCACAAAGTTTATGCCCTCGAAGGTTCTGCTTACATTGCAGGGGCTGCGGTTCAGTGGCTTCGTGATAATTTAAAGAGCATCAAATCTTCTCCTGAAGTTTCGGAGCTTGCTGCGCAAGTCACTGACCTCTCGCAAATGGAACACGTTCTCTTTATGCCGTTCTTTACAGGGATCGGAACTCCGTATTGGAATTCACATGCGAAGGCCGCAATCGTTGGTCTGACCCGTGATACACATAACGGTCACATCGCTCGCGCCTGTCTTGAAGGAATTGCTCTGTCGCTCAATGATTCAGTTTCAAGCTTTAAAAAAGATTTCCCTCAGCTAAATGACATCCGCGTTGATGGTGGCGCTGCTGCTAACGACATCCTGATGCAAATGCAGGCAAACTTCTCTCAGAAAACGATTCTTCGTCCGCAAGTTATCGACACTACGGCATTTGGCGTAGCAGTTGGTTGCTTAGTTGGTCGAGGTGAAGTGAGTATCGAAGATATGGGTCGCTACTGGAAGCTTGAGAAAGAGTTCACGCCAGAGAAGAATCCATATTACGGGAAAAAGAAAACACTCTGGGACGAAACGATTAAGCGTTTATATCTCTAA
- a CDS encoding DoxX family protein — MNKLTNIQIVTKILLGTFLMFAGISHLTWSRTEFLAQVPSWVPLDGDLVVLLSGIVEITLGLGLITLIKKSAHVGLITAAFFVAIFPGNISQYVNRIDAFGLDSDEARLIRLFFQPLLIWWALWSTGAISFFRKRSQSK; from the coding sequence ATGAATAAATTAACCAATATTCAGATAGTGACTAAAATATTATTGGGAACGTTCCTGATGTTTGCTGGAATCTCTCATCTTACCTGGTCAAGAACTGAGTTTCTGGCCCAAGTTCCTTCTTGGGTTCCACTTGATGGAGACTTGGTGGTTTTACTTTCAGGAATTGTGGAAATTACTTTAGGTCTGGGTCTTATAACACTCATCAAAAAGTCCGCACACGTAGGTTTAATAACCGCTGCATTCTTTGTTGCTATTTTTCCTGGAAACATTTCTCAGTATGTTAATCGTATTGATGCTTTTGGGTTGGATTCGGATGAGGCGAGATTGATTCGATTGTTCTTTCAACCGCTCTTGATTTGGTGGGCGCTCTGGTCAACAGGTGCGATCTCCTTCTTTCGAAAGAGATCGCAATCTAAATAA
- the radA gene encoding DNA repair protein RadA, translating into MAKIKTVFTCQECGYKSAKWLGKCPDCNQWNSFSEEETIKPSKASPKSVTGRESRPKTIDEIEHETVERYQTKIGEFDRVMGGGVTVGSLTLIGGEPGIGKSTLLMEVCGKLLNEYGNERILYVSGEESESQVAGRSKRLGVNNNGFYIFNETNWQKVLEQVKELKPKFLVLDSIQTTHSNQVESAAGTLTQIREVTYELMNFAKAYNLTCFLIGHVTKEGQIAGPKILEHMVDTVIYFEGDQLGQYRMLRVMKNRFGNTNEVGIFEMQETGLREIKNPSQYFLEQSIPGSYGRSLTCILEGSRSLFVEIQALVVENKFSQGRRTTQGLDSNRVALLVAVIDKYLGIPLSYNDIYVNVVGGMKLTTRENDLSVIASLLSSYYQTPIPNDTIFLGEVGLTGEVRSVPMMEMRLKEIAQMNYKRVITSKRAAEDLKGKYKLEIVGISKASELKNLLFK; encoded by the coding sequence ATGGCCAAGATTAAAACGGTTTTTACGTGTCAGGAGTGCGGATATAAATCAGCGAAGTGGCTAGGTAAGTGTCCGGACTGTAATCAGTGGAATTCTTTTTCGGAAGAAGAAACGATTAAGCCTAGTAAGGCGTCCCCAAAATCCGTGACTGGCCGTGAATCTCGTCCCAAAACCATTGATGAAATTGAACACGAAACGGTTGAACGCTATCAAACAAAGATCGGAGAATTCGATCGCGTGATGGGTGGCGGAGTAACGGTAGGATCTCTTACTCTCATCGGTGGAGAACCGGGCATTGGTAAATCAACTCTTCTGATGGAAGTTTGTGGAAAACTTCTGAATGAATATGGAAATGAGCGCATTTTATATGTAAGTGGTGAAGAATCAGAGTCACAAGTTGCTGGTCGCTCAAAACGCTTGGGTGTGAATAACAACGGTTTTTACATTTTTAATGAAACCAACTGGCAGAAGGTCTTAGAACAAGTTAAAGAACTAAAACCGAAATTTTTGGTACTTGATTCTATTCAAACGACTCATTCAAATCAGGTTGAATCAGCGGCCGGAACACTAACGCAAATTCGTGAAGTGACTTATGAGCTCATGAATTTTGCCAAGGCCTATAATCTTACCTGTTTTCTCATTGGTCACGTCACGAAAGAAGGACAGATCGCCGGGCCAAAAATCTTGGAACACATGGTGGACACCGTTATCTACTTTGAAGGTGACCAACTTGGGCAGTACCGAATGCTTCGAGTGATGAAAAACCGCTTCGGTAATACTAATGAAGTGGGAATTTTTGAGATGCAAGAGACTGGTCTGCGAGAGATCAAAAACCCATCACAGTATTTCTTGGAACAATCGATTCCTGGATCATATGGACGATCGTTGACTTGCATTTTAGAAGGCAGTCGTTCGCTCTTTGTAGAAATTCAGGCCCTCGTGGTAGAAAATAAATTTTCCCAAGGTCGTAGAACAACTCAAGGCTTGGATTCAAATCGTGTAGCGCTTTTAGTGGCCGTAATTGATAAGTATCTGGGAATCCCTCTTTCTTATAACGATATTTATGTCAACGTAGTGGGTGGCATGAAACTTACCACACGTGAAAACGATCTCTCGGTGATCGCTTCGTTACTGAGCTCTTATTATCAAACCCCGATTCCGAATGACACTATATTCCTTGGTGAAGTGGGACTTACTGGCGAAGTTCGATCAGTGCCGATGATGGAAATGCGCTTAAAAGAAATCGCACAGATGAATTATAAACGTGTGATCACTTCCAAACGGGCTGCCGAAGATCTTAAAGGTAAATACAAGTTAGAAATCGTTGGCATCAGTAAGGCGAGTGAACTTAAAAATCTGTTATTCAAATGA